Proteins from a genomic interval of Oncorhynchus clarkii lewisi isolate Uvic-CL-2024 chromosome 13, UVic_Ocla_1.0, whole genome shotgun sequence:
- the LOC139423879 gene encoding transmembrane protein 264 translates to MVPPPPTNKPHVCLSAILIMGSMALIDAYLVEQNQGPRKIGVCIMVLVGDICFLLVLRYVAVWVGSEVRTSKRGYTMILWFFYVFVLEIKVYFVYQNYKAEDGKRASLDGWTGGGVDGVARKALTLLLSICVPVVYITLVAIDHMEYVRPQKKKEEIRCRLFWVVVDLLDVLDVQANLWEPQRRGLPLWVEGLMFFYCYILLLVLPCVSLSEISMQGVNIVPHKMMLYPILSLVTINIITLFIRGGNMVFYRDSRVSGILMGKNVIAIVLKTCSFVQYRRHLSEVPSPALGVEMQKNCIVHGPKVTMPVPMPMPMPPQVVIQDFTKFPEEMVCVSDTEVEQT, encoded by the coding sequence ATGGTGCCACCACCGCCCACCAACAAGCCTCATGTGTGCTTGTCGGCCATCTTGATCATGGGTAGCATGGCGCTGATAGACGCCTACCTGGTGGAGCAGAACCAGGGGCCCAGGAAGATTGGTGTGTGCATCATGGTCCTTGTGGGGGACATCTGCTTCCTCCTCGTCCTACGCTACGTGGCTGTGTGGGTGGGTTCCGAGGTGCGGACCTCCAAGCGTGGCTACACCATGATCCTATGGTTCTTCTATGTCTTCGTCCTGGAGATCAAGGTCTACTTTGTCTACCAGAACTACAAGGCCGAGGACGGGAAGAGGGCAAGTTTGGACGGTTGGACTGGCGGCGGCGTGGACGGGGTGGCACGGAAGGCGCTGACATTGCTTCTGTCCATCTGCGTTCCCGTCGTCTACATCACGTTGGTGGCCATCGACCACATGGAGTACGTGCGGCcgcagaagaagaaggaggagatcCGGTGTCGACTCTTCTGGGTGGTGGTGGACTTGCTCGACGTCCTGGACGTGCAGGCCAACCTATGGGAGCCTCAGAGGAGAGGGCTCCCCCTATGGGTGGAGGGACTCATGTTCTTCTACTGCTACATCCTGCTGCTGGTGCTGCCGTGCGTGTCGCTGAGCGAGATCAGCATGCAAGGGGTGAACATTGTGCCCCATAAGATGATGCTCTACCCGATTCTCAGCCTGGTGACTATTAACATTATCACTCTCTTCATTCGAGGCGGGAACATGGTTTTCTATAGGGactccagggtgtctgggatactGATGGGTAAAAATGTGATCGCCATTGTTCTTAAGACGTGCAGTTTCGTCCAGTATCGGAGGCATCTCAGTGAGGTCCCGTCTCCCGCTCTTGGGGTAGAGATGCAGAAGAATTGCATTGTCCACGGCCCGAAAGTGACTATGCCTGTGCCCATGCCGATGCCCATGCCACCCCAAGTAGTGATTCAAGACTTCACAAAGTTTcctgaagagatggtgtgtgtgagtgacacaGAGGTTGAGCAAACGTGA